A part of Xenopus tropicalis strain Nigerian chromosome 4, UCB_Xtro_10.0, whole genome shotgun sequence genomic DNA contains:
- the LOC100158595 gene encoding uncharacterized protein LOC100158595 has protein sequence MEAGEPQDCTSWLPDELALRILSYLDAKDILQVAQTCQRWRELAQYDSLWCEKCKADGIEEPPQVTRSRAKGSRPRPWKSAYTNQLRVDTNWRRGRFRTITLDTSESGVDFPWTSDGKEMICIVNKNAIKIWSTVTGKPIRALVGHTDKILTLRMRDHMIVSGSLDHTVKVWNAESGECIHTLGGHTGAVSHLFLHGNRVASGSCDDSIRIWDIETGQCLHVLMVDIDFDSYINYDGRWVISMNDGSNLKFWDPETQSCLRSFPIPMVVVHHTELKGSRLLLVTDDGTITVWDTDTGRRIQTITDLQTYISAVSLRANIFIWGDKGLPAGFDRKRFQRYVENVRLRSHFDLSNTGFGPVPLWGLWWGMGWDENAENYLRGLIRRHKFMHFIMFCRTKVICMIEERSSEMIKVLDFNWEIKVRY, from the coding sequence ATGGAAGCCGGGGAGCCCCAGGACTGTACCTCCTGGTTACCTGATGAGTTGGCATTGCGCATCCTCTCGTACCTTGATGCCAAGGATATCCTGCAGGTGGCGCAGACTTGCCAGCGCTGGAGAGAGTTGGCACAATATGATTCTCTATGGTGTGAAAAGTGCAAGGCTGATGGGATTGAGGAGCCGCCGCAGGTAACAAGGAGCAGGGCTAAAGGCTCTAGGCCCCGCCCCTGGAAAAGCGCTTACACCAATCAGCTCAGGGTCGATACCAACTGGCGCCGAGGGAGATTCAGGACAATCACACTGGATACAAGTGAGTCGGGTGTGGATTTCCCCTGGACCTCTGATGGGAAGGAAATGATTTGtattgtaaataaaaatgcaataaagatcTGGTCCACAGTTACTGGAAAACCCATACGGGCCCTTGTGGGACACACAGACAAAATTTTAACATTACGAATGAGAGATCACATGATTGTTAGTGGATCCTTGGATCATACAGTAAAAGTATGGAATGCAGAGAGCGGGGAATGTATCCACACGCTGGGCGGCCATACTGGCGCTGTGTCACACTTATTTCTCCATGGGAACAGGGTAGCGAGTGGGTCATGTGACGACTCCATCAGAATCTGGGATATTGAGACGGGGCAGTGCCTACACGTTCTCATGGTGGATATAGACTTTGATTCATATATTAACTATGATGGTCGATGGGTGATCAGTATGAATGACGGATCCAACCTGAAATTCTGGGACCCCGAAACACAGAGCTGTTTGCGCAGTTTCCCAATTCCCATGGTTGTCGTCCATCACACGGAGCTGAAAGGCTCGCGGCTCTTACTGGTCACTGACGACGGCACAATAACCGTGTGGGACACTGACACAGGGCGGCGCATCCAAACAATAACGGATCTTCAGACCTACATATCCGCAGTATCACTGAGGGCCAATATATTCATCTGGGGAGATAAGGGCCTTCCTGCTGGTTTTGACCGGAAGAGATTTCAGCGCTACGTGGAAAATGTGCGACTCCGCAGTCACTTTGACTTGAGCAACACTGGGTTTGGGCCGGTGCCGCTCTGGGGTTTGTGGTGGGGAATGGGTTGGGATGAGAATGCAGAGAATTATTTGCGAGGCTTGATCAGAAGACACAAATTCATGCACTTTATCATGTTCTGTCGTACAAAAGTTATCTGCATGATTGAGGAGAGATCTAGTGAAATGATTAAAGTGTTGGACTTTAATTGGGAGATTAAAGTTAGATACTGA